One segment of Salvia splendens isolate huo1 chromosome 20, SspV2, whole genome shotgun sequence DNA contains the following:
- the LOC121780555 gene encoding traB domain-containing protein-like isoform X2 has protein sequence MGFLSMKASPSPFPILAPISTIQLSCRAASVIPSPPPTFNFKTEILEISTATIAESHPQLLDLAKNGTLVLVTKPQYGAVPPWRSEFVEPDAIWLVGTTHVSQESASDVERVIRAVNPQNVVVELCRSRAGIMYVPDNGDQNQQLRSTMFSLTGTGFFGAIGRSINLGGQTALALRLLLATFSSKLSSDINRPFGDEFRAARKVAEEIGAQLVLGDRPIEITLERAWNSLKWKEKLSLVSTILRGMTSSVKPVEEPTGGDSSFQLYEQLSLSYPSLLPPLIHERDTFLAWSLKRSKAVNKSVNVVGVIGKGHMNGVIYSLVSDTGNLRFRDLAGKKERGGWAASVARDLVRDTVIGGVLWLIYEHFKPVF, from the exons ATGGGATTCTTGAGCATGAAAGCTTCACCGTCTCCATTCCCAATCCTCGCTCCAATCTCCACCATTCAACTATCATGCCGGGCGGCCTCCGTCATCCCTTCCCCACCTCCCACCTTCAACTTCAAGACGGAGATTCTCGAAATCTCCACAGCCACAATCGCCGAATCCCACCCACAGCTACTCGATTTGGCTAAAAATGGCACCTTGGTCCTTGTCACGAAACCCCAATACGGCGCCGTTCCGCCCTGGCGAAGCGAGTTTGTCGAGCCCGACGCAATTTGGTTAGTTGGGACTACCCACGTTTCCCAGGAATCAGCATCTGATGTTGAAAGGGTTATTCGAGCCGTCAACCCCCAGAACGTCGTCGTCGAGCTCTGCAGAAGCAG AGCTGGGATCATGTATGTTCCAGATAATGGTGATCAGAATCAGCAGCTACGATCCACCATGTTCTCTCTCACTGGAACTGGATTCTTTGGCGCCATTGGCCGGAGCATCAACTTAG GTGGGCAAACTGCTTTAGCACTACGGTTGCTCTTGGCTACATTCTCTTCCAAATTATCTTCAGATATTAATCGTCCCTTTGGTGATGAG TTTCGTGCTGCAAGAAAGGTTGCTGAAGAAATCGGCGCTCAGTTAGTCTTGGGGGATCGTCCAATCGAGATAACT CTTGAAAGGGCATGGAATTCTCtgaaatggaaggaaaaactaAGTCTCGTCTCCACTATTCTTCGTGGAATGACATCATCCGTTAAGCCAGTGGAG GAACCTACCGGTGGTGACAGCAGCTTTCAGCTGTACGAGCAGCTGAGTTTATCATATCCGTCGCTGCTGCCTCCTCTCATACACGAGCGAGATACA TTTCTGGCATGGTCCCTGAAAAGAAGCAAAGCCGTGAATAAGAGTGTGAACGTGGTTGGAGTGATTGGTAAGGGGCACATGAATGGAGTCATATACTCGCTGGTGTCGGACACAGGGAACTTGCGCTTCAGAGACCTCGCTGGGAAGAAGGAGCGCGGTGGGTGGGCTGCTTCCGTTGCCAGAGATTTGGTTCGAGACACGGTAATTGGCGGTGTGCTATGGCTAATATATGAGCACTTCAAGCCAGTTTTTTAG
- the LOC121780555 gene encoding traB domain-containing protein-like isoform X1: MGFLSMKASPSPFPILAPISTIQLSCRAASVIPSPPPTFNFKTEILEISTATIAESHPQLLDLAKNGTLVLVTKPQYGAVPPWRSEFVEPDAIWLVGTTHVSQESASDVERVIRAVNPQNVVVELCRSRAGIMYVPDNGDQNQQLRSTMFSLTGTGFFGAIGRSINLGGQTALALRLLLATFSSKLSSDINRPFGDEFRAARKVAEEIGAQLVLGDRPIEITLERAWNSLKWKEKLSLVSTILRGMTSSVKPVESPFQEPTGGDSSFQLYEQLSLSYPSLLPPLIHERDTFLAWSLKRSKAVNKSVNVVGVIGKGHMNGVIYSLVSDTGNLRFRDLAGKKERGGWAASVARDLVRDTVIGGVLWLIYEHFKPVF; this comes from the exons ATGGGATTCTTGAGCATGAAAGCTTCACCGTCTCCATTCCCAATCCTCGCTCCAATCTCCACCATTCAACTATCATGCCGGGCGGCCTCCGTCATCCCTTCCCCACCTCCCACCTTCAACTTCAAGACGGAGATTCTCGAAATCTCCACAGCCACAATCGCCGAATCCCACCCACAGCTACTCGATTTGGCTAAAAATGGCACCTTGGTCCTTGTCACGAAACCCCAATACGGCGCCGTTCCGCCCTGGCGAAGCGAGTTTGTCGAGCCCGACGCAATTTGGTTAGTTGGGACTACCCACGTTTCCCAGGAATCAGCATCTGATGTTGAAAGGGTTATTCGAGCCGTCAACCCCCAGAACGTCGTCGTCGAGCTCTGCAGAAGCAG AGCTGGGATCATGTATGTTCCAGATAATGGTGATCAGAATCAGCAGCTACGATCCACCATGTTCTCTCTCACTGGAACTGGATTCTTTGGCGCCATTGGCCGGAGCATCAACTTAG GTGGGCAAACTGCTTTAGCACTACGGTTGCTCTTGGCTACATTCTCTTCCAAATTATCTTCAGATATTAATCGTCCCTTTGGTGATGAG TTTCGTGCTGCAAGAAAGGTTGCTGAAGAAATCGGCGCTCAGTTAGTCTTGGGGGATCGTCCAATCGAGATAACT CTTGAAAGGGCATGGAATTCTCtgaaatggaaggaaaaactaAGTCTCGTCTCCACTATTCTTCGTGGAATGACATCATCCGTTAAGCCAGTGGAG TCACCCTTTCAGGAACCTACCGGTGGTGACAGCAGCTTTCAGCTGTACGAGCAGCTGAGTTTATCATATCCGTCGCTGCTGCCTCCTCTCATACACGAGCGAGATACA TTTCTGGCATGGTCCCTGAAAAGAAGCAAAGCCGTGAATAAGAGTGTGAACGTGGTTGGAGTGATTGGTAAGGGGCACATGAATGGAGTCATATACTCGCTGGTGTCGGACACAGGGAACTTGCGCTTCAGAGACCTCGCTGGGAAGAAGGAGCGCGGTGGGTGGGCTGCTTCCGTTGCCAGAGATTTGGTTCGAGACACGGTAATTGGCGGTGTGCTATGGCTAATATATGAGCACTTCAAGCCAGTTTTTTAG
- the LOC121780667 gene encoding dehydration-responsive element-binding protein 1D-like, with protein sequence MNMFGSDNHFPRVHSSFSGESSSESEVKLASDNPKKRAGRKKFRETRHPVYRGVRRRSSGKWVCEVREPNKKSRIWLGTYPTIEMAARAHDVAALALRGRSACLNFADSAWRLPVPASADAENIRRAAVQAAEAFRPRLQDEDEKRSAAASAENGWIVEEEGMHGLLMNLAEGMMLPPPHYYGYDVEDTADVELWSYFI encoded by the coding sequence ATGAATATGTTTGGATCCGACAATCATTTTCCACGTGTGCATTCGTCGTTTTCGGGCGAATCGTCGTCCGAGAGCGAGGTGAAGCTCGCTTCGGACAACCCGAAGAAGCGGGCGGGGAGGAAGAAGTTCCGGGAGACGCGCCACCCGGTCTACCGGGGCGTGCGGCGGCGGAGCTCCGGCAAGTGGGTGTGCGAGGTGAGGGAGCCCAACAAGAAGTCGAGGATATGGCTCGGGACCTACCCCACCATCGAGATGGCGGCGCGTGCGCACGACGTGGCGGCTCTAGCTCTGCGGGGCCGGTCTGCGTGCCTCAACTTCGCGGACTCGGCCTGGCGCCTGCCTGTCCCTGCGTCCGCGGACGCTGAGAACATCAGGAGGGCGGCTGTCCAAGCAGCCGAGGCCTTCCGGCCTCGGCTGCAGGATGAGGATGAGAAGCGGTCGGCCGCGGCGTCGGCGGAGAATGGGTGGATTGTGGAGGAGGAggggatgcatgggttgttgaTGAATCTGGCAGAGGGGATGATGCTGCCGCCACCTCACTACTATGGTTATGACGTGGAGGATACTGCTGACGTGGAGCTATGGAGTTATTTCATTTGA
- the LOC121780883 gene encoding ethylene-responsive transcription factor ERF025-like, whose protein sequence is MAAEDASIPPPPAAASPRSGRHPSYRGIRCRSGKWVSEIRKPRQTARIWLGTYATPEMAAAAYDVAALALRGPEAAVNFPGLAPTYPMPASFSDEDIRAAASAAASAIGPRNNGPGPDRAAGAAQPLAASSSSSHEFVDEEALFGMPKLLDDMAQGMLVSPPRGKAPAEDEGSAEDYSRNDSLWSYP, encoded by the coding sequence ATGGCTGCTGAAGACGCCTCCATCCCACCGCCTCCCGCCGCCGCCTCCCCAAGGTCCGGCCGCCACCCCAGCTACCGCGGCATCCGGTGCCGGAGCGGGAAATGGGTGTCGGAGATCCGGAAGCCGCGCCAGACCGCACGCATTTGGCTCGGGACCTACGCCACCCCCGAGATGGCGGCGGCCGCCTACGACGTGGCCGCCCTCGCCCTCCGAGGCCCGGAAGCCGCGGTCAACTTCCCCGGCCTCGCCCCCACGTACCCGATGCCGGCCTCCTTCTCGGACGAGGACATACGGGCGGCTGCTTCCGCAGCCGCCTCCGCCATCGGCCCGCGGAACAACGGCCCCGGCCCGGATAGGGCAGCCGGGGCCGCTCAGCCCTTGGCAGCGTCGTCGTCGAGCAGTCATGAGTTTGTGGACGAGGAAGCACTATTTGGCATGCCAAAGCTGCTCGACGACATGGCCCAGGGAATGCTTGTCAGTCCTCCGCGGGGAAAGGCCCCCGCGGAGGACGAGGGGTCGGCAGAGGATTACTCCAGAAACGACAGTCTTTGGAGCTACCCCTAA
- the LOC121780555 gene encoding uncharacterized protein LOC121780555 isoform X4: MLKGLFEPSTPRTSSSSSAEAELCFRAGIMYVPDNGDQNQQLRSTMFSLTGTGFFGAIGRSINLGGQTALALRLLLATFSSKLSSDINRPFGDEFRAARKVAEEIGAQLVLGDRPIEITLERAWNSLKWKEKLSLVSTILRGMTSSVKPVESPFQEPTGGDSSFQLYEQLSLSYPSLLPPLIHERDTFLAWSLKRSKAVNKSVNVVGVIGKGHMNGVIYSLVSDTGNLRFRDLAGKKERGGWAASVARDLVRDTVIGGVLWLIYEHFKPVF, translated from the exons ATGTTGAAAGGGTTATTCGAGCCGTCAACCCCCAGAACGTCGTCGTCGAGCTCTGCAGAAGCAG AGCTGTGTTTCAGAGCTGGGATCATGTATGTTCCAGATAATGGTGATCAGAATCAGCAGCTACGATCCACCATGTTCTCTCTCACTGGAACTGGATTCTTTGGCGCCATTGGCCGGAGCATCAACTTAG GTGGGCAAACTGCTTTAGCACTACGGTTGCTCTTGGCTACATTCTCTTCCAAATTATCTTCAGATATTAATCGTCCCTTTGGTGATGAG TTTCGTGCTGCAAGAAAGGTTGCTGAAGAAATCGGCGCTCAGTTAGTCTTGGGGGATCGTCCAATCGAGATAACT CTTGAAAGGGCATGGAATTCTCtgaaatggaaggaaaaactaAGTCTCGTCTCCACTATTCTTCGTGGAATGACATCATCCGTTAAGCCAGTGGAG TCACCCTTTCAGGAACCTACCGGTGGTGACAGCAGCTTTCAGCTGTACGAGCAGCTGAGTTTATCATATCCGTCGCTGCTGCCTCCTCTCATACACGAGCGAGATACA TTTCTGGCATGGTCCCTGAAAAGAAGCAAAGCCGTGAATAAGAGTGTGAACGTGGTTGGAGTGATTGGTAAGGGGCACATGAATGGAGTCATATACTCGCTGGTGTCGGACACAGGGAACTTGCGCTTCAGAGACCTCGCTGGGAAGAAGGAGCGCGGTGGGTGGGCTGCTTCCGTTGCCAGAGATTTGGTTCGAGACACGGTAATTGGCGGTGTGCTATGGCTAATATATGAGCACTTCAAGCCAGTTTTTTAG
- the LOC121780555 gene encoding uncharacterized protein LOC121780555 isoform X3, whose protein sequence is MLKGLFEPSTPRTSSSSSAEAAVAELCFRAGIMYVPDNGDQNQQLRSTMFSLTGTGFFGAIGRSINLGGQTALALRLLLATFSSKLSSDINRPFGDEFRAARKVAEEIGAQLVLGDRPIEITLERAWNSLKWKEKLSLVSTILRGMTSSVKPVESPFQEPTGGDSSFQLYEQLSLSYPSLLPPLIHERDTFLAWSLKRSKAVNKSVNVVGVIGKGHMNGVIYSLVSDTGNLRFRDLAGKKERGGWAASVARDLVRDTVIGGVLWLIYEHFKPVF, encoded by the exons ATGTTGAAAGGGTTATTCGAGCCGTCAACCCCCAGAACGTCGTCGTCGAGCTCTGCAGAAGCAG CTGTTGCAGAGCTGTGTTTCAGAGCTGGGATCATGTATGTTCCAGATAATGGTGATCAGAATCAGCAGCTACGATCCACCATGTTCTCTCTCACTGGAACTGGATTCTTTGGCGCCATTGGCCGGAGCATCAACTTAG GTGGGCAAACTGCTTTAGCACTACGGTTGCTCTTGGCTACATTCTCTTCCAAATTATCTTCAGATATTAATCGTCCCTTTGGTGATGAG TTTCGTGCTGCAAGAAAGGTTGCTGAAGAAATCGGCGCTCAGTTAGTCTTGGGGGATCGTCCAATCGAGATAACT CTTGAAAGGGCATGGAATTCTCtgaaatggaaggaaaaactaAGTCTCGTCTCCACTATTCTTCGTGGAATGACATCATCCGTTAAGCCAGTGGAG TCACCCTTTCAGGAACCTACCGGTGGTGACAGCAGCTTTCAGCTGTACGAGCAGCTGAGTTTATCATATCCGTCGCTGCTGCCTCCTCTCATACACGAGCGAGATACA TTTCTGGCATGGTCCCTGAAAAGAAGCAAAGCCGTGAATAAGAGTGTGAACGTGGTTGGAGTGATTGGTAAGGGGCACATGAATGGAGTCATATACTCGCTGGTGTCGGACACAGGGAACTTGCGCTTCAGAGACCTCGCTGGGAAGAAGGAGCGCGGTGGGTGGGCTGCTTCCGTTGCCAGAGATTTGGTTCGAGACACGGTAATTGGCGGTGTGCTATGGCTAATATATGAGCACTTCAAGCCAGTTTTTTAG